In Arthrobacter sp. SLBN-112, a genomic segment contains:
- a CDS encoding DNA-formamidopyrimidine glycosylase family protein, whose amino-acid sequence MPEGHSVRRLARQFGDVFLGETLAVSSPQGRFAGGAALLDGHTIVAAEAHGKHLFLHFDNALVLHVHLGLYGAWSFGGDSTFAGASSIGAPRRVGEREAFADADDDGGALYDGPPAPVGAVRVRLAGSHGWADLRGATTCETITAAEADAVLARLGPDPLRNLRGDAGRFAANLRTRKTPLAALLMDQKIIAGVGNVYRAEVLFRRRLDPWLPGGALPDSDARKLWRDVVTVMADGVTDGRIITTPPKYWTLNGTTAAKAAAAGTPVPSKSLHFPIREDVHFVYKRQGLPCRVCRTIVLVTDLVGRNLYWCPSCQQPRD is encoded by the coding sequence TCGCCGGGGGAGCTGCCCTGCTCGACGGGCACACCATCGTCGCCGCCGAGGCGCACGGCAAGCACCTCTTCCTGCACTTTGACAACGCACTGGTGCTGCACGTCCACCTCGGGCTGTACGGTGCCTGGAGCTTCGGCGGCGACAGCACCTTCGCCGGCGCCTCCAGCATTGGCGCGCCACGCCGGGTGGGGGAGCGGGAAGCCTTCGCAGACGCGGACGACGACGGCGGCGCACTTTACGATGGTCCGCCCGCGCCCGTAGGGGCCGTCCGTGTCAGGCTGGCCGGAAGCCACGGCTGGGCGGATCTGCGCGGGGCAACCACCTGCGAAACCATCACCGCCGCCGAGGCCGACGCCGTCCTGGCGCGGCTTGGGCCGGATCCGCTGCGGAACCTCCGCGGCGACGCAGGCCGGTTCGCTGCGAACCTTCGGACCCGGAAGACGCCGCTGGCAGCGCTGCTCATGGACCAGAAAATCATTGCCGGGGTAGGCAACGTCTACCGCGCTGAAGTGCTGTTCCGGCGCCGGCTGGATCCGTGGCTTCCCGGCGGCGCCCTCCCGGACAGCGATGCCCGGAAGCTGTGGCGCGACGTCGTCACCGTCATGGCCGACGGCGTCACCGACGGGCGGATCATCACCACGCCGCCGAAGTACTGGACCCTCAACGGCACCACCGCCGCCAAGGCTGCCGCAGCCGGGACCCCCGTGCCGTCCAAGAGCCTGCACTTCCCCATCCGCGAGGACGTCCACTTCGTCTATAAGCGGCAGGGCCTTCCCTGCAGGGTGTGCCGGACCATCGTGCTCGTCACCGACCTGGTGGGGCGGAACCTCTACTGGTGCCCCTCCTGCCAGCAGCCCCGGGACTAG
- the tig gene encoding trigger factor translates to MKSAVENLTPTRVKLNVEVPFEELKPSIDSAYKTVASQIQVPGFRKGKVPAKLIDQRVGRGYVLETAINDGLNGWYQAAVQESGIRPLSRPEVEITEVPDPSATDGGLKFAAEVDVRPEIELPDYAGIEVQVAAAESSESDVDKALDELRGRFGTLKSVDRPAADGDFLTIDITATIDGEEVDSAAGLSYQVGAGTMLEGMDEAVTGLSADEDAIFDTTLVGGDHAGEAAQVKVVVKAVKERELPEANDDFAQLASEFDTLAELREDLAKQAADSKIVEQGVEARDKVLDKLVELVEVPVPDSVVEEQLEAHFQEGNGHGDGEHDTEEHRAEVKANTARAFQNEIILDAIAEKEEVNVSQNELIDYIVTTASQYGMDPNQFAQIIDQSGQVPMMVSEVRRRKALAVVLGQATVTDTEGKAVDLSDFVRPGGEEAPAAEAADDATEAAGTDVAEAEETTAEAKA, encoded by the coding sequence GTGAAGAGCGCTGTCGAGAACCTCACCCCCACGCGGGTCAAGCTCAATGTTGAGGTCCCCTTTGAGGAACTGAAGCCCAGCATCGACTCGGCCTACAAGACCGTTGCGTCGCAGATCCAGGTCCCCGGGTTCCGCAAGGGCAAGGTTCCCGCCAAGCTCATCGACCAGCGCGTCGGCCGCGGCTACGTCCTGGAGACCGCCATCAACGACGGCCTCAACGGCTGGTACCAGGCTGCGGTGCAGGAATCCGGCATCCGCCCCCTGAGCCGTCCCGAGGTGGAGATCACCGAGGTACCGGACCCCTCCGCAACCGATGGTGGCCTCAAGTTCGCCGCCGAGGTTGACGTCCGCCCCGAAATCGAGCTCCCGGACTACGCCGGCATCGAGGTCCAGGTTGCCGCCGCGGAATCCTCCGAATCGGACGTCGACAAGGCCCTTGACGAGCTGCGCGGCCGTTTCGGCACCCTCAAGTCCGTTGACCGCCCCGCTGCCGACGGCGACTTCCTGACCATCGACATCACCGCCACGATCGACGGCGAAGAGGTTGACTCCGCTGCCGGCCTGTCCTACCAGGTGGGCGCAGGCACCATGCTCGAGGGCATGGACGAGGCCGTCACCGGGCTCAGCGCGGATGAAGATGCCATCTTCGACACCACCCTGGTCGGTGGCGACCACGCCGGCGAAGCCGCCCAGGTCAAGGTGGTCGTGAAGGCCGTCAAGGAACGCGAACTGCCCGAAGCGAACGATGACTTCGCCCAGCTGGCTTCCGAATTCGACACCCTCGCCGAGCTCCGCGAGGACCTGGCCAAGCAGGCTGCCGACTCCAAGATCGTTGAGCAGGGTGTAGAAGCCCGCGACAAGGTCCTGGACAAGCTCGTGGAGCTGGTTGAGGTCCCCGTTCCCGACTCGGTGGTGGAGGAGCAGCTCGAAGCCCACTTCCAGGAGGGCAACGGCCACGGAGACGGTGAGCACGACACCGAAGAGCACCGCGCCGAGGTCAAGGCCAATACGGCCCGCGCCTTCCAGAACGAAATCATCCTTGACGCCATTGCCGAGAAGGAGGAAGTCAACGTCAGCCAGAACGAGCTGATCGACTACATCGTCACCACCGCCAGCCAGTACGGCATGGACCCCAACCAGTTTGCCCAGATCATCGATCAGAGCGGCCAGGTCCCCATGATGGTTTCCGAGGTCCGCCGCCGCAAGGCACTGGCCGTCGTCCTCGGCCAGGCCACGGTGACCGACACCGAGGGCAAGGCTGTTGACCTGAGCGACTTCGTCCGTCCCGGCGGCGAGGAAGCTCCCGCTGCGGAAGCTGCTGACGACGCCACCGAAGCGGCCGGAACTGACGTTGCCGAGGCAGAGGAAACCACTGCCGAGGCCAAGGCATAG
- a CDS encoding ATP-dependent Clp protease proteolytic subunit, giving the protein MATVDPAAQDNYIYNRLLKERIIWLGSEVRDDNANAICSQLLLLSAENPEKDIYLYINSPGGSVTAGMAIYDTMQFIPNDVVTVATGLAASMGQFLLSSGTKGKRYATPNARVLMHQPSGGIGGTASDIKIQAELILHMKKVMAELTAEQTGQTVETILKDNDRDKWFTAAEALEYGFFDKIAAHAGSVSGGGGTSNSSSGESASQN; this is encoded by the coding sequence ATGGCGACCGTCGATCCTGCAGCCCAGGACAACTACATTTACAACCGCCTCCTCAAGGAGCGGATCATCTGGCTGGGCTCGGAGGTGCGTGACGACAACGCCAACGCAATCTGCTCGCAGCTGCTGCTGCTGTCCGCCGAGAATCCGGAAAAGGACATCTACCTCTACATCAACTCGCCCGGCGGTTCCGTCACGGCAGGCATGGCCATCTACGACACCATGCAGTTCATTCCCAACGACGTCGTCACCGTGGCCACCGGCCTGGCAGCCTCCATGGGCCAGTTCCTTTTGTCCTCCGGCACCAAGGGCAAGCGTTACGCCACGCCGAACGCACGCGTCCTGATGCACCAGCCTTCCGGCGGCATCGGCGGCACCGCCTCGGACATCAAGATCCAGGCCGAGCTCATCCTGCACATGAAGAAGGTCATGGCGGAACTGACCGCGGAGCAGACCGGCCAGACCGTTGAGACCATCCTCAAGGACAACGACCGCGACAAGTGGTTCACCGCCGCCGAGGCCCTTGAATACGGATTCTTCGACAAGATCGCCGCGCATGCCGGCTCGGTCTCCGGCGGTGGCGGAACGTCCAACTCATCCTCCGGCGAATCAGCCTCCCAGAACTAA
- a CDS encoding ATP-dependent Clp protease proteolytic subunit, with amino-acid sequence MNYNFGWSAGNLPSSRYVLPQFEERTPYGFKRQDPYTKLFEDRIIFLGVQVDDASADDIMAQLLVLESTDPDRDITLYINSPGGSFTAMTAIYDTMQYIRPEIQTVCLGQAASAAAVLLAAGTPGKRLALPNARVLIHQPALSGGQGGQASDLEIQAAEVMRMRSWLEDTLAHHSGRTSEQVNNDIERDKILTAAEAQTYGLIDQVLDSRKIKPQAITR; translated from the coding sequence ATGAACTACAACTTCGGGTGGTCCGCCGGGAATCTTCCGTCCAGCCGCTACGTCCTGCCTCAGTTCGAGGAACGCACGCCCTACGGCTTCAAGCGCCAGGACCCGTACACCAAGCTCTTCGAGGACCGCATCATCTTCCTCGGCGTCCAGGTGGACGACGCGTCGGCTGACGACATCATGGCCCAGCTGTTGGTCCTGGAGTCAACGGACCCGGACCGCGACATCACCCTGTACATCAACTCGCCCGGCGGCTCGTTCACTGCCATGACGGCCATCTACGACACCATGCAGTACATCCGCCCCGAGATTCAGACTGTCTGCCTGGGGCAGGCCGCCAGCGCGGCCGCCGTGCTTCTGGCAGCTGGCACCCCCGGCAAGCGGCTGGCCCTGCCCAACGCGCGCGTCCTGATCCACCAGCCGGCACTTTCCGGCGGCCAGGGCGGCCAGGCTTCCGACCTGGAGATCCAGGCTGCCGAGGTCATGCGCATGCGCTCCTGGCTGGAGGACACCCTCGCCCACCACTCCGGACGCACGTCCGAGCAGGTCAACAACGACATCGAGCGCGACAAGATCCTCACTGCCGCTGAAGCCCAGACCTACGGGCTCATCGACCAGGTCCTTGATTCCCGCAAGATCAAACCCCAAGCGATCACCCGGTAA